CGGCATAAGGATTAGTTCTGATGAAACGGCAGCCGGGCTGTTTTATGCTCTCCAGTCCTTATTGCAGCTTATGCCGGTAGAGATTTATAATGCCGGTAGAAAGTATGCCGGCAAGATAGAGATACCCGCAGTCAGCATTACGGATGCTCCCCGTTTCCCTCATCGTGGAGCCATGATGGATGTAGGTCGTAATTTCTTGCCTAAAGAAGAAGTGCTGAAGTTTCTCGACCAGATGGCCAGGTATAAACAGAATAAGTTTCATTTTCATCTGACAGATGACCAAGGTTGGAGGATCGAGATTAAGAAATACCCGAAGCTTATAGAAACAGGTTCTCATCGCGACCGGACTCAGGTAGGGCATTGCGATTATTATTATCCGCGGCGTTTCGACGGAAAAGAACAAAGAGGATTCTATACTCAAGAAGATATAAAAGAAATCGTGAAATATGCCTCCGACCGTTTTATTACTGTTATTCCTGAAATTGAAATGCCGGGACATTCTTCCGCAGCATTGGCAGCTTATCCGGAACTCTCCTGCGGATTGGGTAAGACGTATGTCGTACGCGATTACTTTGATGTTTTTGATGAAGTCTATTGCCCGAAAGAAAATACGTTCACTTTTCTGGAGGATGTGTTGACAGAGGTTATGCAATTGTTTCCCAGTCATTACATTCATATCGGTGGAGACGAATGTCCGAAGAAAGCATGGAAGAAATGTGACCATTGTCAGGCATTGATGAGGCGCGAGGGGTTGAAAGATGAAGAGGCTTTACAGAGTTGGTTCATACATCGGATGGAGCAGTTTGTCAATAGTAAGGGGCGTGATATAATCGGCTGGGATGAGATTCTGGAAGGAGGGCTTGCCCCCAATGCCACAGTGATGTCATGGCGTGGAGAAGAAGGGGGCATTGAAGCTGCCCGTCAAAAACACAAGGTTATTATGACGCCCGGAGATAGATGTTATTTTGACCATTATCAGGAAAGTCCGGAGTTTGCGCCGTTGGCTATCGGTGGTTTTCTTCCTTTGGACAGTGTTTATGTTTACAATCCGGTTCCTGCCGCATTGACTCCCGAAGAGCAGGCTTATGTCATAGGTACACAAGCTAATATCTGGGGTGAGTATATCCAGACTCCGGAATATTTCGAATACATGGCTTTTCCCCGTTTGCTGGCAATGTCCGAGGTGCAATGGACGCAACCGGAAAGTAAGAATTTAGCTTCATTTGTCCGCAGGTTGGACAAAGAGTTCAAGCGATTGGAATATTGTGGAGTAAATGCTTGCCGTAACTTTTATGAAGTGAATTTTACAGGGGCATGGAATGAGTCGCGTCAAACTTATGAAGTGACCATGAAAACATTCTGTCCCAATACGGAAATATATTATATAGTGAATGATTCTGTATTATCTATCTCCTCTGGCAGCTTCTACACGGAGCCTGTCGGATTATCGGAAGATGCGACCGTCTATGCAGCAGTGTATAAGGATGGGAGACTGTTGGGAAAAGTCGTCCATAAATCTTTTGCCGTGAATAAGGCAACCGGTAGTTCCTATAAATGTCAACCGCTTCCGTCGGCAGAGAAAGTAGATGGGGGTATCGGTTTGACGGATGGAATTCGCGGTTATGCACGCGATTTGCGTCGTTGGGTTATTTTCAGTAGAGATACAGTTCGGGTTGAAATCGACCTTGGTGAATTGAAGTCTGTAAGTAAAGTAGCTCTCACTTCTCTGTGGCGTCCCTATGATATGCTTTGGCCGGTAAGCGAACTGCATATTTCCGCCTCTGCGGACAATGAGACACTTACTCCTGTGAATAGTGGGAAGTTCGCTTATGATTTTACACCTACCGAAGGAACTTGTTTCCCGGTGTCACTCACGTTCCCTGAAACAACTGCAAGATATATATGTCTGGAATTTGTGTACGGCGGTTTATGTCCGAAAGGGTATTATCATGAAGGACAGCCAAGCAGATTGGCTATTGATGAAGTCGAATTATATTGATCTTAAAATATGTGTATTATGAAAAAGAAAATTACTTTTCTGTTTTTGTGGATGTGTACACTTCTTCCTGCTTTGCTGTCGGCTCAAGCCCCAAATCGGTTTGCTTTCAGAGATGGGAAATTTGTAATAGCTCAGTTTACGGACTTGCATTGGACACCGGAATCACCTAAATGTGCTGAAACTGCCGCCACTATCCGTACCGTTCTGGCATCCGAGCATCCCGATCTT
The Bacteroides luhongzhouii DNA segment above includes these coding regions:
- a CDS encoding family 20 glycosylhydrolase; protein product: MKKIYWIIAVLLTLISCGEKQHASMQDNGIIPMPNKMVMGQGTYTLQGETSIALSEDEPSQKVFRYLADALKNTTVTLKRVPQTEPADICFLTDHSLADEAYTLNVSSGGIRISSDETAAGLFYALQSLLQLMPVEIYNAGRKYAGKIEIPAVSITDAPRFPHRGAMMDVGRNFLPKEEVLKFLDQMARYKQNKFHFHLTDDQGWRIEIKKYPKLIETGSHRDRTQVGHCDYYYPRRFDGKEQRGFYTQEDIKEIVKYASDRFITVIPEIEMPGHSSAALAAYPELSCGLGKTYVVRDYFDVFDEVYCPKENTFTFLEDVLTEVMQLFPSHYIHIGGDECPKKAWKKCDHCQALMRREGLKDEEALQSWFIHRMEQFVNSKGRDIIGWDEILEGGLAPNATVMSWRGEEGGIEAARQKHKVIMTPGDRCYFDHYQESPEFAPLAIGGFLPLDSVYVYNPVPAALTPEEQAYVIGTQANIWGEYIQTPEYFEYMAFPRLLAMSEVQWTQPESKNLASFVRRLDKEFKRLEYCGVNACRNFYEVNFTGAWNESRQTYEVTMKTFCPNTEIYYIVNDSVLSISSGSFYTEPVGLSEDATVYAAVYKDGRLLGKVVHKSFAVNKATGSSYKCQPLPSAEKVDGGIGLTDGIRGYARDLRRWVIFSRDTVRVEIDLGELKSVSKVALTSLWRPYDMLWPVSELHISASADNETLTPVNSGKFAYDFTPTEGTCFPVSLTFPETTARYICLEFVYGGLCPKGYYHEGQPSRLAIDEVELY